The DNA segment AACTAGAGCTATCACGTTTTACCCTTTCACATATTTAGAGcttgtacatttttaaaagcgCACACATCTTGTTTGTGTAGATTCCATAACCTTCACACGTTTGCAACATGAACTTGCATGGTCATTATAGTTAGACTAGGTAGAATGAACAATTATCGCggaaaatttaatttcatttgcttTTTCTTCTTTAAACTGTTGAAATTGTAAGTTGGCTCCTTTTACCTTTGAACCATCTGGTCGTAGCATTGGagtttaaaataccaaaataaactTGTGTTTGGCTGGCAGTTTTAAAGCGGTTACCTCAACATTTctcaataaagatatttaaatgtacgAGATATAAGATGCAATCTGTTTTCGTTGAACTGTGGCGTTGTGTGTGTCTCAGTGCGAGTCCAGAAGAAGTTATCCTTACTCTAAAGAATGTCATTGTAAAAGTGATGCTTACTGGACTTGGCCATggtgtttcttttatttttgataatgaaGAGCTTTCCCAGTTTTAACACAACTGAGAAAGTCAAACGTTTGCGTCCGTGTAGATGTATGGTGTTTTACAGGTAACACTAGCGTTATTGTCATATAGTCATGTGAAAGGTATACAGTCTGTATATAGAACCCATTAATCGTGAATACATGGTAGTGAATACAGACAATGGGAAGATAAAAGAAATCAGAAGCCTAATCTTAACCCAAACCCAATACTTGATTCCAGTTTCTCTTGATTGCAAACTTTTAAACACTAATCAAAGAACGGTTTGGCTTGTAGACAAACCATCAACCGACCAAGGTTTACTCAATTTCGTTATAACCACAACACTCTACAACAAACGTAAATGATGAACATAGATTTATTGAGAAGATTAAGGACGGAGACCAATACAAATGcaatgtcaatgtcaatgtGAAATGGAGCATACTCTCAATTCCACGCACTTCTTTCGGCTGGATTTCTTCATTAATAGCCAtctgtaaaaacaacaacagcacatTAGTTACAGCATGCTGTTTGTCTAACTTAAGTGTTTTGAAGTTAAATACTATTCAAACCATACGCTTtaagactataagtatcttccatatggccgagagtgtaagataggttcattccgacccgagcgtagggtgcttttgcggaaacgaggtttaccgagtttccgcaaaacaccctgcgcgagggtctggatgaacctatcttacacgagcggctatggtagatgctttttctcccacctcagtttaacaaaattaggaaattgtatttttttgctagaacgcttttgtgcttagtgaacaTATtacgtatggatatgcgataattcgtggttgtcatggatatgcgcgcagtgattcagattatattaatagtcaaatcggtctttaaatagttctaaggagagtgaagaattatttcttaaaaggtgcgtgaaaactgttttatggtgatatttgaagcgagaaataattaattagcgttctaaatattgccacaagacaagatttccgtgatgctacagacgacagtcttcaacaagggaggtaattacaatgtacgtggtgaccattaaaaaggagttccatacgggcattttatattcgcccgtgggcaagataagaatttctagtggttaaattattggatctacttatctgaggtgggagaaattaTTGTCCATTATTATGAAAGagagaaaatatttcactttagGGCATTAAGTCCAATCCTGACTCTACATGTACCATGTTAGATAAAAGTAGTACAAATGCATTCATGCGTGTAACATGTGTAAAAAGCTCTAACTTAATGTGTTCTAAGCCTTCGTATAGCCTAATCTTAttctatattattttatattgcatggaaataaacttaaaatgtttaagcAAAAACTCAACATACATGATCGGTGTCCATATGAACCAGAACCACCATAATGAGATCCATAAACGCCATGGCGACCATACATTGAGTTACTTCCGTGACCGTATTGCCTGTATCCGCCATAACGTCTTCCGTATCCACTGTAAAGTGATCCGAGTCCGTATCCTCCATGACGACTTCCGTATCCACTATAAAGTGATCCGTGTCCGTGTCCATAACGGGCTCCGTATCCTCTATAAAGTGATCCGTGTCCGTATCCTCCATAATGACTTCCGTATCCACCATAAAGCGACCCTTGTCCGTATCCTCCATAGAGACTTCCGTATCTTCCATAAAGCGACCCTTGTCCGTATCCACCATACTGTGATCCATATCCACTACCATAAAGTGATCCGTATCCACCATAGCGTGATCCATATCTCCCCAAATGGGAACCATATCCTCTACCTAATCCACCATAAAGTGATCCGTATCCCCCATAGAGTGATCCATATACGCTGCTGTATCCGCCAAGTCTTCTACCGTGTCCTCCACTATAATATGATCCTTGTTGGATGGCCTGCACGGCTACCAGACCCAGAATAACGACATGAATAAGACCTGTGATCTGCATGTTTGGACCTGTAATATCGTCAGAAATATTACACTTTTACAAACAACGAACTTCACTTAACAAGATAAATCTGCTTCACCAGTCAAATGAGTACTTAAATACTAAGCACATTCATTTTGTTACTCGGTAGAAGAT comes from the Mya arenaria isolate MELC-2E11 chromosome 13, ASM2691426v1 genome and includes:
- the LOC128213118 gene encoding keratin-associated protein 19-2-like, translating into MQITGLIHVVILGLVAVQAIQQGSYYSGGHGRRLGGYSSVYGSLYGGYGSLYGGLGRGYGSHLGRYGSRYGGYGSLYGSGYGSQYGGYGQGSLYGRYGSLYGGYGQGSLYGGYGSHYGGYGHGSLYRGYGARYGHGHGSLYSGYGSRHGGYGLGSLYSGYGRRYGGYRQYGHGSNSMYGRHGVYGSHYGGSGSYGHRSYGY